One Ignavibacterium sp. DNA segment encodes these proteins:
- a CDS encoding thymidine phosphorylase — MNTAELIRKKRNNENLTKDEILFLVNNFTNNKIPDYQFSAFLMSVYFNGMDKAETSALTEAMLYSGMMLNLSSIKGIKIDKHSTGGVGDKTSLILAPIAAAAGVKVPMISGRGLGHSGGTLDKLEAIPGFKTDLTLSQYKKVLQKVGAVLIGQTKEIAPADKLIYALRDVTATVESIPLITGSIMSKKLAEGIDGLVLDVKTGNGAFMQREKDAVALANSLIETAKAFNKKVIGFVTDMNQPLGNYIGNWLEVYESIQVLRDGKKNDLTELSLILAGAMIFLGKKAASLDEGIEAAIKILKSGKAFDKFVEIVKAQNGKADFVIHPEKYPKPKFNEAIKSNSAGYLSEVNTYELGMAAIDLGAGRKTKDGIIDPKAGIIFNYKIGDTINKNVVLAEIFSDSKAGIESAKKRIEGAIKISKSKPKKLELIKTVID, encoded by the coding sequence ATGAATACCGCAGAACTTATCCGCAAAAAGAGAAATAATGAAAATCTGACAAAAGATGAGATTTTATTTTTAGTTAATAATTTCACAAATAATAAAATACCCGATTATCAGTTTTCTGCATTTCTTATGTCAGTTTATTTTAATGGAATGGACAAGGCAGAAACATCTGCTTTAACAGAAGCAATGCTTTACAGCGGAATGATGTTAAATCTTTCTTCTATCAAAGGGATTAAAATTGATAAGCACTCAACCGGCGGAGTTGGAGATAAAACTTCTTTAATATTAGCTCCAATAGCTGCTGCTGCCGGTGTAAAAGTTCCAATGATTTCTGGACGCGGACTCGGGCATTCGGGTGGAACGCTTGATAAGCTTGAAGCAATTCCTGGTTTTAAAACTGATTTAACTTTATCGCAATACAAAAAAGTTTTACAAAAAGTTGGTGCTGTTTTAATCGGACAGACAAAAGAAATTGCTCCTGCAGATAAACTTATTTATGCTTTGCGGGATGTTACTGCAACGGTTGAATCAATTCCGCTGATTACCGGAAGTATAATGAGTAAAAAACTTGCTGAAGGAATTGATGGACTTGTACTTGATGTAAAAACCGGCAATGGCGCTTTTATGCAGAGGGAAAAAGATGCTGTTGCGCTTGCAAATTCACTTATAGAAACAGCAAAAGCTTTTAATAAAAAAGTTATTGGCTTTGTTACCGATATGAATCAACCGCTGGGTAATTACATTGGCAACTGGCTGGAAGTGTACGAATCAATTCAGGTTTTAAGAGATGGGAAGAAAAATGATTTGACTGAATTGTCATTAATACTTGCCGGTGCAATGATTTTTCTTGGAAAGAAAGCAGCATCATTAGATGAGGGGATTGAAGCAGCGATCAAAATATTAAAATCAGGAAAAGCATTTGATAAATTTGTAGAAATTGTAAAAGCACAGAACGGTAAAGCAGATTTTGTTATTCATCCTGAAAAATATCCAAAACCGAAATTTAATGAAGCAATAAAATCTAACTCAGCCGGATATTTATCCGAAGTTAATACTTATGAGCTTGGAATGGCAGCAATCGATCTTGGTGCGGGAAGAAAAACTAAAGATGGTATAATAGATCCAAAAGCTGGAATTATTTTTAATTACAAAATTGGTGATACTATTAATAAGAATGTTGTTCTGGCTGAGATATTTTCTGATTCAAAAGCAGGAATTGAGTCTGCTAAAAAAAGGATTGAGGGCGCGATTAAGATTTCTAAATCCAAACCAAAGAAATTAGAACTTATAAAAACTGTAATTGATTAA
- a CDS encoding glycosyltransferase family 39 protein, with protein MQLNSRKSFFTILILVSIIYFQSNFYNLIFLDDDTLVYEHSSETNFSEKITSIFTSNFLDGHYYRPFTSLSFIINSVFFNNSASVYHITNFLLHLLTAFLIFLILQKLNYTVFTALIGALVFAVNPIHINAVGWIAGRGDLLAGFFSAAALYVFLHFIKNNRIELLVFVSLLTFFAFLSKEVSLIVPFLFLVLYFIEKKEMLLNKSSISLLLMFFIVFGLYYLLRLAISPSVHINKFSFLTYYKNILVLPQTVSKFIIPAGIKALPGNDLFTSILGGFILSVLIILPFLLKKINRFRYYFGLIWLIVLLIPGMVFRTMMQDGFFYWDCRSYLPAIGFVFILAEILKAISFDKQKIYSYGIIILYILVLSTVTFTKIRVYKNAISFWNAVKIDYPQKFLPYIGLYNYYNHIKDLSNAENQLIHAISLKPDEFSIREFLIRFYQQNNQTDKAFAIMRDTIYKKVNGSAALLEKFISLSLELNKQEEVSELMIIFNDNADVLEKISAIKTKLNL; from the coding sequence ATGCAGCTTAACAGCAGAAAAAGTTTTTTTACTATTTTAATTCTTGTTTCAATAATTTACTTTCAATCGAATTTTTACAATTTGATTTTTTTAGATGATGATACCCTTGTTTATGAACATTCTTCAGAAACAAACTTTAGTGAAAAGATTACTTCAATTTTTACATCAAATTTTCTCGATGGTCATTATTACCGACCTTTCACTTCTCTTTCGTTTATTATTAATTCTGTTTTTTTCAACAATTCTGCCTCTGTTTACCACATTACAAATTTCTTACTTCATCTTTTAACAGCCTTTTTAATATTTCTTATATTACAAAAGCTTAATTACACTGTTTTTACTGCGTTAATTGGTGCATTAGTATTTGCTGTAAATCCAATCCATATCAATGCCGTTGGCTGGATAGCCGGGCGCGGGGATTTACTTGCTGGGTTTTTTTCAGCTGCAGCTTTATACGTTTTCCTGCACTTCATTAAAAATAATCGTATTGAGTTGTTAGTTTTTGTTTCTCTTCTAACTTTTTTTGCTTTTTTGTCCAAAGAGGTTTCACTTATTGTTCCATTTCTTTTCTTAGTTCTCTACTTTATAGAAAAGAAAGAGATGTTGTTAAACAAAAGCAGCATCAGTTTGCTGTTAATGTTCTTTATTGTTTTTGGTTTGTATTACTTACTCAGATTAGCAATTTCACCATCTGTTCACATCAATAAATTTTCTTTCTTAACTTATTACAAAAATATTTTAGTATTGCCTCAAACGGTTTCAAAATTTATTATTCCAGCGGGAATTAAAGCCCTGCCGGGTAATGACTTATTCACATCAATTTTGGGCGGATTCATTCTATCAGTTTTGATTATACTTCCTTTCTTATTAAAAAAAATTAATAGATTTCGCTATTACTTTGGACTAATCTGGTTAATTGTGTTACTTATACCCGGAATGGTTTTTAGAACAATGATGCAGGATGGTTTTTTTTATTGGGACTGTCGTTCTTACCTTCCGGCTATTGGGTTTGTTTTTATACTTGCAGAAATTTTAAAGGCTATTAGCTTTGACAAACAAAAAATCTACAGTTATGGTATTATCATCCTTTATATATTAGTTTTAAGCACGGTTACTTTTACAAAAATCAGAGTTTATAAAAATGCAATATCCTTCTGGAACGCTGTTAAAATTGATTACCCTCAGAAATTTCTTCCATATATCGGATTGTATAATTATTATAATCACATTAAAGATTTAAGTAATGCTGAAAATCAACTTATCCATGCTATTAGTTTAAAACCTGATGAATTTAGTATCAGGGAGTTTTTAATAAGATTTTATCAGCAAAACAATCAAACCGATAAAGCATTTGCAATTATGAGAGACACTATTTATAAAAAGGTTAATGGATCGGCAGCATTACTTGAAAAGTTTATCTCTCTATCTTTAGAACTAAACAAGCAGGAGGAGGTTAGTGAATTAATGATAATTTTTAATGATAATGCAGATGTACTTGAAAAGATCAGTGCAATAAAAACAAAATTAAATTTATGA
- a CDS encoding T9SS type A sorting domain-containing protein gives MLRLFKLLLLVFFSIYTNAQTDPNTDPNWDWINGDYPNAPYPSSQYRMFIANYNGQIVEAPITAPWGQGNAWIGLQDMKREDGWKLVSRDFGTPSRYVWAPYQEGAPYFILYNRYKGILRFFIMVKSNQDLTSGALELKFHADNTFKTATLTHLKPRAYATDKLANVQNNAGLALSQVMNDNWAWADYPMAFDPTFVATENGAWLDFQVVGTIESEIKISGTATGINGTQKEVRDFMTGTNNGAVTLTTDAPAVNSTKSFSQFTTSVFGTASSWDKWKQTIIDFAKKQKPTDNTTKLGQENNKLKGFIDNLENSWLLKGLPYIGAAVGLVDFLTGGGQKTKQTVKPTFTGLNLSLTGSITTTLKLPNPKRIQVPSSKLNPNLAVYGSTTPIVYNENFGVLNLTSTPIIKYKTYFQSYGNGTSRQYMDCQLQDNLQFSVNPASGLILDSMMAYIVMDPSQNVMLENPTADPDLNLLATWASVSNPKIALETSSDGKFIFRSRVVPYDAFKYQRVQGPIGNYTPDITIKIKAVLHRSDDPLAQPVLMIVTYEPELVADGTGNYPEPFYVRVTRDFEFDTDEVQQSLFGFVANPISVSTPATIGSYIFAGWSDGVMSTSRQFTSNTDIRALYKKINNSNNANTYSNNNQRKIVRTQNGELHKVYESMDRVWYERSVDNGASWSIVMGKPLSTLKSISPSIDYYQNDVFIVFQEINNDKFNIKTYTFQNGDPIVSLGDVASNRPYSNAFDATPVVAFTNSKLLVVWKDDFHGTMRLVHRLGTGYGSFYSSFCQFIDTDINSTNPCIVGKKSTGNIIFHMAFQQGENKIYYKKLSVTNNEISSDNIVDISTQSPYSKNYKPSLIVLLINGVESVRFSWIGEKIPNKDGCNVVFRALSGTSLSAYWNFGSSVLSTNINSTDDMNYIVGWSDGFRNDNYYVRNTTLSAVKTFKKNNTNLRGRSLQVVNGSNFSNQFGCIFANITSPYQFTVSDPISSLGKENLFSSISIGREGIVTKDSANYFFTLGDITVDGNCYDFTPIDETTIITNYEELNSYLISEPFQLNDGSSFTYSVQYGVTDSVIANQVLGEQDFILFKVQLIDSQSGEVLGTYDQVQFSSNNVIQYENIAYEVETEGIGSRMVQLKLIILNNINPYYTLASKYATENTLMKKNFKQMYFNGKEIIKEFELSQNFPNPFNPNTTIRYQIPKSGNVTLKIYDVLGAEVTTLVNEEKVAGKYEVSFNASKLASGVYIYRIQAGDFISSKKMILLK, from the coding sequence ATGTTACGTCTTTTCAAGTTATTATTACTGGTATTTTTTAGTATTTATACTAATGCTCAAACTGATCCAAATACAGATCCCAATTGGGACTGGATAAACGGGGATTATCCAAACGCACCATATCCTTCATCTCAATATAGAATGTTTATCGCTAATTATAATGGACAGATAGTCGAAGCGCCTATAACAGCCCCTTGGGGACAAGGTAACGCGTGGATAGGATTGCAGGATATGAAAAGAGAAGATGGTTGGAAATTAGTTTCAAGAGATTTTGGAACTCCTAGTCGTTATGTTTGGGCCCCATATCAAGAAGGTGCCCCCTATTTCATATTGTACAATAGGTATAAAGGTATATTACGATTTTTTATAATGGTCAAATCTAATCAAGATTTAACATCTGGGGCTTTAGAACTTAAATTTCATGCAGATAATACTTTTAAAACGGCTACTTTAACTCATTTAAAACCTCGTGCTTATGCAACTGACAAACTAGCTAATGTTCAAAATAATGCAGGGTTAGCACTCTCGCAGGTGATGAATGATAATTGGGCTTGGGCTGATTATCCAATGGCTTTTGACCCAACTTTTGTTGCAACAGAAAATGGTGCCTGGCTTGATTTTCAGGTTGTTGGCACAATTGAAAGCGAAATTAAAATCTCAGGGACTGCAACAGGTATTAATGGAACACAAAAGGAAGTTAGAGACTTTATGACTGGTACCAATAATGGGGCTGTCACTCTAACTACTGATGCACCTGCAGTAAATTCTACAAAAAGTTTTAGCCAATTTACAACAAGTGTTTTTGGAACTGCTTCAAGTTGGGACAAATGGAAACAGACAATTATAGACTTTGCGAAGAAGCAAAAACCAACTGACAATACTACTAAACTTGGTCAAGAAAATAATAAATTAAAAGGATTTATTGACAATTTGGAGAATAGTTGGTTGTTGAAAGGTTTACCCTATATTGGGGCTGCAGTTGGTCTAGTGGATTTTTTAACAGGTGGTGGTCAAAAAACTAAACAAACTGTTAAACCAACTTTTACGGGGTTAAACTTATCTTTGACTGGATCAATTACAACGACGCTCAAGTTACCAAATCCCAAGCGAATTCAAGTACCTTCGTCAAAATTAAATCCTAATCTAGCTGTATATGGGAGTACTACACCGATAGTTTATAATGAAAATTTTGGTGTACTAAACCTAACCAGTACACCGATTATAAAGTACAAAACGTACTTTCAGTCATATGGAAATGGTACGTCAAGACAATATATGGATTGTCAATTGCAAGACAATTTGCAATTTTCAGTTAATCCAGCAAGTGGATTAATATTAGATAGTATGATGGCTTATATTGTAATGGATCCAAGTCAGAACGTTATGCTTGAAAATCCTACAGCTGACCCAGATTTAAATCTACTTGCAACCTGGGCGTCAGTAAGTAATCCCAAAATTGCATTGGAAACCAGTTCAGATGGGAAATTTATTTTTAGATCAAGGGTAGTGCCGTACGATGCATTTAAATATCAAAGAGTCCAGGGCCCAATCGGTAATTATACACCTGATATCACTATTAAAATAAAGGCTGTTTTACATAGATCTGATGATCCTCTAGCACAGCCTGTATTAATGATTGTTACTTATGAGCCAGAACTAGTTGCTGATGGTACTGGTAATTATCCGGAACCTTTTTACGTGAGGGTCACACGAGATTTTGAATTTGATACTGACGAGGTTCAACAATCATTATTTGGTTTTGTGGCAAATCCAATCTCTGTTTCAACGCCTGCTACAATTGGAAGTTATATTTTTGCGGGTTGGAGTGATGGAGTGATGTCGACTTCCCGTCAATTTACAAGTAATACAGACATCAGAGCTCTATATAAGAAAATAAATAACTCAAATAATGCTAATACTTATAGTAATAATAACCAGCGAAAGATTGTGCGAACTCAAAATGGTGAATTACACAAGGTATACGAAAGTATGGATAGAGTTTGGTATGAACGAAGTGTTGATAATGGTGCATCTTGGAGTATTGTGATGGGAAAACCTTTGTCTACTTTAAAATCAATTAGTCCATCAATTGATTATTATCAAAACGATGTATTTATTGTATTTCAAGAGATTAACAACGATAAATTTAACATCAAAACATATACTTTCCAGAATGGTGATCCAATTGTCTCGTTAGGTGATGTCGCAAGTAACAGGCCTTATTCGAATGCTTTTGATGCAACACCAGTAGTTGCATTTACAAATAGTAAGTTATTGGTTGTGTGGAAAGATGATTTCCACGGCACAATGAGGTTAGTCCACAGATTAGGTACTGGATACGGATCGTTTTATTCCTCATTTTGTCAATTTATTGATACTGATATAAATTCTACAAATCCCTGTATTGTTGGCAAAAAAAGTACAGGAAATATTATTTTTCATATGGCTTTTCAGCAGGGTGAAAATAAAATCTACTATAAGAAATTATCAGTAACTAACAATGAAATTTCATCTGATAATATTGTTGACATATCCACTCAAAGTCCTTATTCTAAAAACTACAAACCATCTCTCATTGTGTTGCTGATTAATGGTGTTGAAAGTGTCCGATTTTCCTGGATTGGAGAAAAGATACCAAATAAGGATGGATGTAATGTTGTCTTTCGTGCTTTAAGTGGAACTTCTTTATCTGCCTATTGGAATTTTGGTTCTTCAGTACTCTCAACAAATATCAATTCCACTGATGATATGAATTATATAGTTGGATGGAGTGATGGCTTTAGAAATGACAATTATTACGTAAGAAATACGACTTTATCGGCTGTGAAAACGTTCAAAAAAAATAATACAAATTTGAGAGGGCGTTCATTACAGGTAGTGAATGGGTCAAATTTTTCAAATCAATTCGGTTGTATTTTTGCCAATATTACTTCTCCTTACCAATTCACTGTATCGGATCCAATAAGTTCATTAGGTAAAGAAAATTTATTTAGTAGTATTTCTATTGGTAGAGAAGGAATAGTTACGAAGGATAGTGCAAATTACTTCTTTACTTTAGGTGATATTACTGTAGATGGAAATTGTTACGATTTTACACCTATTGACGAAACAACTATCATCACTAATTATGAAGAGTTGAATAGTTATTTGATAAGTGAACCTTTCCAGCTTAATGATGGATCATCATTTACTTATAGTGTTCAATATGGGGTGACTGATTCCGTAATCGCGAATCAAGTGCTAGGTGAGCAAGACTTCATATTATTCAAAGTCCAATTAATCGATAGTCAATCAGGTGAAGTATTAGGGACTTATGATCAAGTGCAATTTTCGAGTAACAATGTTATACAATATGAAAACATTGCATATGAAGTTGAAACAGAAGGAATTGGAAGTCGTATGGTGCAATTAAAGTTAATAATTTTAAACAATATTAATCCATATTATACTTTGGCATCAAAATATGCAACTGAGAACACTTTGATGAAAAAGAACTTCAAACAAATGTATTTTAATGGTAAAGAAATTATTAAGGAATTTGAGCTATCTCAGAATTTCCCAAATCCTTTCAATCCAAATACAACTATTCGTTATCAAATTCCCAAGAGTGGTAATGTAACTCTAAAGATTTATGATGTTCTAGGTGCAGAAGTAACAACTTTAGTCAATGAAGAAAAAGTGGCCGGGAAATATGAAGTAAGTTTTAATGCCTCCAAACTTGCTAGTGGTGTTTACATTTACAGAATACAAGCAGGAGATTTTATTAGCTCAAAGAAAATGATACTGCTCAAGTAA
- the aspS gene encoding aspartate--tRNA ligase translates to MQFKTRTHNCGELREKNINENVVLNGWVDRRRDLGGVIFIEVRDRYGVTQIVFEPTFNLQAHTAAKDLRSEFVISVEGVVRKRPADTDNPELPTGHIDVMVNKLIILNEAETPPFQIKDDVDVHEDLRLKYRYLDLRRSLLQKNLLLRHKMYQITRRYFDENGFAEIETPVLMKSTPEGARDYLVPSRLHKGKFYALPQSPQQYKQLLMVAGMDRYFQIVKCFRDEDLRADRQPEFTQIDVEMSFVDQNDVFSIVEGLMKNLFNEIWNKELKTPLLKLSFDDAMEKYGSDKPDLRFNLEMKTLNNVFSDTEFKVFKDAIDSKGIVTGLLAPACGDYTRNQLDVLTDFVKGHGAKGLIWIRVKENELESPTMKFFTDEEKLNLINALNAKPGDLIFILSGSRLKTLNTMGALRLEMAKRLNLVKKDSEPKLLWVTDFPLFEWDEETKRFYAMHHPFTSPRVEDIPLMETDPGKVKARAYDLVLNGNEIAGGSIRIHNSELQAKMFKALGIAEEEAQQKFGFLINAFKYGAPPHGGIAFGFDRMAMIFAGESSIRDVIAFPKTASAVSLMDDSPSIVSEEQLRELHIKVR, encoded by the coding sequence ATGCAATTTAAAACAAGAACACATAATTGTGGAGAGTTACGCGAAAAAAATATTAATGAAAATGTTGTGCTTAACGGCTGGGTTGATAGAAGAAGAGACCTGGGCGGTGTGATTTTTATTGAAGTAAGAGACAGATACGGTGTTACACAGATTGTGTTTGAACCAACTTTCAATCTGCAGGCACACACTGCCGCTAAAGATTTGCGGAGTGAATTTGTTATTTCTGTTGAAGGTGTTGTTAGAAAACGACCCGCAGATACTGATAATCCTGAACTGCCGACAGGACACATTGATGTTATGGTAAACAAGCTGATTATACTTAATGAAGCTGAAACACCCCCTTTCCAAATCAAAGATGATGTTGATGTTCATGAAGATTTAAGACTTAAGTACAGATACCTGGATTTAAGAAGATCACTGCTTCAAAAAAATCTTTTACTCCGGCATAAAATGTATCAGATTACCAGAAGATATTTTGATGAAAACGGATTTGCAGAGATTGAAACTCCCGTTCTGATGAAATCTACACCTGAAGGTGCAAGAGATTATCTTGTGCCAAGCCGGCTGCATAAAGGCAAGTTTTATGCTCTTCCACAATCACCACAGCAATATAAACAACTGCTGATGGTTGCAGGAATGGACCGGTATTTCCAGATAGTAAAGTGTTTCAGAGATGAGGATTTAAGAGCAGACCGCCAGCCTGAGTTTACACAGATTGATGTTGAGATGTCTTTTGTTGATCAGAATGATGTTTTTTCAATAGTTGAAGGATTGATGAAAAACTTGTTTAACGAAATCTGGAACAAAGAATTAAAAACTCCTTTGCTAAAACTTTCATTCGATGATGCAATGGAAAAGTATGGCAGTGATAAACCGGATCTGCGTTTTAATCTGGAGATGAAAACTCTTAATAATGTTTTTTCAGATACTGAGTTTAAAGTATTTAAAGATGCCATTGATTCAAAAGGTATTGTTACAGGGCTACTGGCTCCTGCTTGCGGGGATTATACTCGTAATCAATTAGATGTGCTTACAGATTTTGTAAAAGGACATGGTGCTAAAGGATTAATCTGGATCCGTGTTAAGGAGAATGAACTTGAATCTCCAACAATGAAATTTTTTACAGATGAAGAAAAGCTGAATCTTATAAATGCACTGAATGCAAAACCAGGCGATTTGATTTTTATACTTTCCGGTTCCCGATTAAAAACTCTTAATACAATGGGTGCATTAAGATTAGAGATGGCTAAAAGATTAAATCTTGTAAAAAAAGATTCCGAACCAAAATTACTTTGGGTAACAGATTTTCCATTGTTCGAGTGGGATGAAGAGACAAAAAGATTTTATGCAATGCATCACCCGTTTACCTCTCCAAGGGTGGAAGATATACCTCTAATGGAAACCGACCCCGGTAAAGTTAAAGCCCGTGCTTATGATCTGGTATTAAACGGAAATGAAATAGCCGGCGGAAGTATAAGAATTCATAACTCCGAATTACAGGCTAAAATGTTTAAGGCACTGGGAATTGCTGAAGAAGAAGCTCAGCAAAAATTTGGCTTTTTAATTAATGCATTCAAATACGGTGCACCGCCGCATGGAGGAATTGCGTTTGGCTTTGATAGAATGGCGATGATATTTGCAGGCGAGAGTTCTATCCGCGATGTAATTGCATTTCCCAAAACCGCAAGTGCTGTTTCACTTATGGATGATTCACCATCAATCGTAAGCGAAGAACAATTGAGGGAACTGCACATTAAGGTGAGATGA
- a CDS encoding phospholipid carrier-dependent glycosyltransferase gives MNRKILFPVIIFFTNLIVYGFFNYGGIRSPDSEIVFRTTESLLHQHEFAVQEPISWDYFGLGPGKDNKRYSIFGPAESILAVPFLYVADYLKNNNIFLVDNDIIPLSFHVNNSGELAGVYYLNNEKPPTFNGHYERFIVSFFNVFVGALSGVLFFYLILNLTKSTWISFYTTFIYSFGSLIFSYTGSFLSEPLCTLLIIISFLFIINNETEGKSKNEKFRNYFYSGLFLGLAITAHISAVLSIPFYYMFLLGQESKVKIKTKHFVGALLHFTTGLVIFCSLLLYYNYARFGNIFETGRSADPLAHYAIYTNPLPGIFGLLFSAGKGVFIYSPIVFLSIYFWKPFHKRYPHLSTAIIGMILVRIFFLASRSDWHAGFALGPRYLLIIIPFLFIPIAIGIKEVVERQKLKQFILISIFSLTCIIQQLFFSIGEIFSYLHTIYINQEKLGNYVLLNNSLYLSWKYSPALYLLNYKTGPFLLGLITNNNYQLWLFVSVIFSLIFITVCFFSYKIKITQIHQNKANH, from the coding sequence ATGAACCGAAAAATTCTATTCCCTGTAATCATCTTCTTTACAAACCTGATTGTATATGGTTTTTTTAATTATGGCGGAATTCGTTCACCAGATAGTGAAATAGTTTTTAGAACTACTGAATCATTATTACATCAGCATGAATTTGCAGTGCAGGAGCCTATTAGCTGGGATTATTTTGGGTTAGGACCCGGGAAAGACAATAAACGTTATTCAATTTTTGGTCCAGCAGAGTCTATACTTGCAGTTCCGTTCTTATATGTTGCTGATTATCTGAAAAACAATAATATCTTTTTAGTAGATAATGATATAATTCCTCTTAGTTTTCATGTGAACAATAGTGGAGAACTTGCCGGAGTCTATTATCTCAACAATGAAAAACCTCCGACATTTAACGGACATTATGAGAGATTTATTGTTTCATTTTTTAATGTTTTTGTTGGAGCATTATCTGGTGTGTTGTTTTTTTATTTAATACTAAACCTGACAAAATCAACTTGGATAAGTTTTTATACAACCTTTATTTATTCATTCGGATCTTTAATTTTTTCTTATACTGGATCTTTTCTCAGCGAACCTCTTTGTACTTTACTCATAATAATTTCTTTTCTATTTATAATAAATAATGAAACTGAAGGAAAATCTAAAAATGAAAAATTTAGAAATTATTTTTATTCGGGATTGTTCTTAGGATTGGCTATAACAGCCCACATATCTGCTGTACTTTCCATTCCATTTTATTATATGTTTTTATTGGGTCAAGAATCAAAAGTTAAGATTAAAACAAAGCACTTTGTTGGGGCACTTTTACATTTTACAACGGGATTGGTAATTTTTTGTAGTCTTCTTTTATATTACAATTATGCAAGGTTCGGAAATATATTTGAGACGGGCAGATCTGCTGACCCACTAGCTCATTACGCAATTTATACTAATCCACTGCCTGGTATATTCGGTCTTCTATTTAGTGCCGGCAAAGGAGTTTTTATTTATTCACCGATTGTATTCTTAAGTATTTATTTCTGGAAGCCCTTTCATAAAAGGTATCCACATTTATCAACAGCTATTATTGGGATGATATTGGTAAGAATATTCTTTTTAGCAAGCAGAAGTGATTGGCACGCTGGTTTTGCTTTAGGACCCCGATATCTTTTAATAATTATTCCTTTTCTGTTTATTCCTATTGCAATTGGTATTAAAGAGGTAGTTGAAAGACAGAAATTAAAACAATTTATACTTATAAGCATTTTCAGTCTGACTTGTATAATTCAACAACTTTTCTTTTCAATTGGAGAAATTTTTTCATACTTACATACTATCTATATAAATCAGGAAAAGCTTGGTAATTACGTATTACTTAACAACTCGCTTTATTTAAGCTGGAAATACTCGCCCGCATTATATTTATTGAATTATAAAACAGGACCATTTTTACTTGGATTAATTACTAACAACAATTATCAATTGTGGCTGTTTGTATCAGTTATATTTTCCTTGATTTTTATTACTGTGTGTTTTTTTAGTTATAAAATAAAAATCACTCAAATACATCAAAACAAGGCTAATCATTAA